A single Ascochyta rabiei chromosome 4, complete sequence DNA region contains:
- a CDS encoding Primary-amine oxidase → MPRAFPPVTSSLDGTNGTPRAPKLTLSASVIESVAGFSAGVVSCLAAHPLDLLKNRLQLNTTARSRLGDSFRILSNVVRDEGGVKALYRGLWPNLLGNSLGWGLYFLFYGNLKELLKKRKAEGEHLGSAEFFSASIIAGLSTGFCTNPVWVVKTRMLERGANHPAAYKTMRVGLSHVYATRGLKGLWAGFVPSSLGVLHGAVQFSIYENMKKRRGGQVGGQERLSNWEYMYMSGGSKLLAGAITYPYQPIRARMQQYEAASRYNGLWDVMRKTYTNEGFFAFYKGVIPNTLRVIPTTVVTFLVYENTKIYLPKLFADDEQLAHDED, encoded by the exons ATGCCCCGCGCCTTTCCACCCGTGACCTCCAGCCTGGACGGGACGAATGGCACCCCGCGCGCCCCGAAACTCACCCTCTCCGCGTCTGTTATAGAGAGCGTAGCAGGCTTCAGCGCTGGTGTCGTGTCCTGCCTGGCCGCGCACCCATTGGATCTGCTTAAGAACCGGCTCCAGCTCAATACAACGGCACGCTCACGCCTCGGCGACTCCTTCCGCATCCTCAGCAATGTTGTGCGCGACGAAGGGGGCGTCAAAGCCCTGTACCGCGGACTGTGGCCGAATCTACTCGGAAACAGCCTCGGCTGGGGCTTGTACTTCCTCTTCTACGGCAACCTGAAAGAGCTGCTCAAGAAGCGGAAGGCCGAGGGCGAACACCTGGGCAGCGCCGAGTTCTTTTCTGCCAGCATCATCGCCGGTCTCAGCACCGGGTTCTGCACGAACCCAGTATGGGTGGTCAAAACACGGATGCTGGAGAGAGGCGCAAACCACCCTGCAGCCTACAAGACGATGCGCGTCGGGCTCTCCCACGTCTATGCCACTCGCGGCCTGAAAGGGCTTTGGGCAGGCTTTGTGCCGAGCAGCTTGGGTGTGCTGCATGGCGCGGTCCAGTTCTCCATCTACGAAAACatgaagaagagaagaggtgGCCAGGTCGGTGGGCAGGAGAGGCTGAGCAACTGGGAGTACATGTACATGAGCGGCGGAAGCAAGCTGTTAGCCGGTGCCATCACGTATCCATACCAGCCAATCAGGGCGAGAATGCAGCAGTACGAAGCAGCGAGTAGGTACAACGGACTGTGGGACGTGATGAGGAAGACATATACGAACGAGGGCTTCTTTGCGTTCTACAAAGG AGTCATTCCCAATACCCTGCGTGTTATCCCTACTACAGTCGTCACATTCCTGGTCTACGAGAACACAAAAATCTACCTACCGAAACTCTTCGCAGACGACGAACAACTGGCGCATGACGAGGATTGA
- a CDS encoding Primary-amine oxidase encodes MMALDRLKQAASHLTGQAVPPHPFDPLSELEIEAAVALVRKDHPDVFFNAVTLLEPRKAEMMAWVKAPEVAPRPHRVADVVCIGRGSKVFDAHVNLSESKILSWELTEGVQPLITMEDLQIVESIVRKDPKVIEQCGILGIPPQDMHKVYCDPWTIGYDERFGTTVRLQQALMYYRPHVDDSQYSYPLDFCPIYNSDTQEIIHIDVPPVRRPLSTAPPNNYHAAAIEKEGGFRKDLKPIHITQPEGVSFTVDGRYISWVNWKLHVGFNYREGLVLSNITFNDKGTVRDTFWRLSLAEMVVPYGNPDHPHQRKHAFDLGEYGGGYMTNSLSLGCDCKGAIHYMDAAFVNRAGQATTIKNAICIHEEDAGILFKHIDFRDDSVTVTRARKLIISQIFTAANYEYCVYWIFHLDGTIQLEIKLTGILNTYAMLPGEDLKGWGTEVYPGVNAHNHQHLFCLRIDPNIDGPNNTVFMVDATRGDGEVGSAENKYGNAFYAKKTKLSTPEQAATDYNGASSRTWDMCNESKLNPYSKKPASYKLVSREVPELLPKPGSLVWKRAGFARHAVHVTKYDDAQLHPAGRHVPQTSGEPSQGIPAWIEANPTANLDNTDVVLWHTFGITHFPSPEDFPVMPAEPMTLLLRPRNFFTRNPCLDIPPSYCSVPSGVRQGSTLVDRISKLAFGEKETAAA; translated from the exons ATGATGGCTCTGGATCGCCTCAAGCAAGCAGCTTCGCACCTCACAGGCCAAGCAGTACCGCCTCACCCATTTGATCCACTCTCCGAACTCGAGATTGAAGCCGCAGTTGCTCTTGTCCGCAAAGACCATCCTGATGTCTTCTTCAATGCCGTCACGCTGCTGGAGCCACGCAAGGCGGAGATGATGGCGTGGGTAAAAGCACCAGAGGTAGCCCCGAGACCGCATCGTGTTGCGGACGTAGTGTGCATTGGCCGTGGAAGCAAGGTGTTCGATGCACACGTGAACTTGAGCGAGAGCAAGATATTGAGCTGGGAGTTGACTGAGGGCGTGCAACCGCTAATAACTATGGAGGACCTACAAATCGTTGAGTCTATCGTACGCAAAGACCCCAAGGTCATAGAACAATGCGGCATCCTAGGCATCCCGCCGCAGGATATGCACAAAGTCTATTGCGACCCCTGGACTATCGGTTACGACGAGAGATTTGGCACGACTGTGCGCCTCCAGCAAGCGTTGATGTACTACCGTCCCCATGTCGATGACAGCCAGTACAGCTACCCCTTGGATTTCTGTCCAATCTACAATTCTGACACTCAGGAGATCATCCATATTGATGTCCCGCCTGTGAGAAGACCACTGAGCACAGCACCGCCAAACAATTACCACGCAGCAGCCATCGAGAAAGAGGGCGGGTTCAGGAAGGATTTAAAGCCAATCCACATCACACAGCCGGAGGGCGTGAGCTTCACGGTGGACGGGCGGTACATTAGCTGGGTCAATTGGAAGCTGCATGTTGGCTTCAACTACCGCGAAGGTCTGGTTCTTAGCAACATCACATTCAACGATAAGGGCACAGTCAGAGACACATTCTGGCGACTGTCGCTAGCTGAGATGGTTGTACCCTACGGAAACCCGGATCATCCGCACCAGCGCAAGCACGCTTTTGACCTAGGAGAGTACGGAGGCGGCTACATGACGAACTCGCTGAGCTTAGGATGTGACTGCAAGGGCGCGATCCACTACATGGACGCAGCATTTGTTAACCGCGCCGGACAGGCTACGACGATCAAGAACGCCATCTGTATCCATGAGGAGGATGCGGGTATTCTGTTCAAGCACATCGACTTCCGTGACGACAGTGTCACAGTTACTCGCGCTCGCAAGCTGATCATTTCGCAAATCTTCACGGCAGCTAACTACGAATACTGCGTGTACTGGATCTTCCACCTCGACGGCACGATTCAGCTGGAAATCAAGCTCACTGGCATCTTGAACACCTACGCCATGCTGCCCGGGGAGGACTTGAAGGGCTGGGGTACAGAAGTATACCCTGGTGTGAATGCACACAACCACCAGCACCTCTTCTGTCTACGCATCGATCCGAACATTGACGGTCCAAACAACACAGTCTTCATGGTCGACGCAACACGTGGGGACGGCGAGGTGGGTAGCGCAGAGAACAAGTACGGCAACGCATTCTACGCAAAGAAGACGAAGCTCAGCACCCCTGAGCAGGCGGCGACAGACTACAACGGCGCGTCGAGCAGGACGTGGGATATGTGCAACGAGAGCAAATTGAACCCATACAGCAAGAAGCCAGCGAGTTACAAGCTTGTAAGCAGGGAGGTGCCGGAGTTGCTACCGAAACCAGGCAGTCTGGTGTGGAAACGTGCTGGTTTTGCAAGGCACGCTGTGCACGTTACCAAGT ACGACGACGCACAGCTCCACCCCGCCGGCCGCCACGTCCCGCAGACATCCGGCGAGCCGTCGCAAGGCATACCAGCATGGATCGAGGCCAACCCCACCGCCAATCTGGACAACACGGACGTCGTTCTGTGGCACACATTCGGCATCACGCACTTCCCCTCGCCTGAGGACTTCCCCGTCATGCCAGCCGAGCCCATGACGCTACTGCTGCGTCCGAGGAACTTCTTTACGAGGAATCCGTGTTTGGACATCCCGCCCAGTTACTGCAGTGTGCCGAGTGGGGTGAGGCAGGGCAGCACGCTGGTGGATCGCATTAGCAAGTTGGCTTTTGGGGAGAAGGAGACTGCTGCTGCGTAA
- a CDS encoding pre-rRNA processing and 40S ribosomal subunit assembly, producing MAPQLGKRKRVTREELERPSRSPSPASGSDNEDLQELFRRAFEAKFKPLDVAPKKPRIEETPTVDEAEEDEEESDWSGLSDDESNKVEVIEYKDATYDSDEEASKAAKRAFMSSKPPMTAAPPSGKLAVKKKSADADETGETANLKNDLALQKLLRESHLLSASSSGASTPTLTTSGIARHKSTDLHLQSLGAKGSVFTQKKMPMAQRKNMAQKARLTEEKRRHDAREAGVILEREQRVGMKDKDKKRERGVGGPSIGKFRGGTLSLSKKDVRSITGGPGSQGGKGAKGKGKGKPRR from the coding sequence ATGGCACCGCAGCTTGGGAAACGTAAGCGCGTCACGCGCGAGGAGCTCGAAAGGCCATCACGATCGCCGTCGCCTGCGTCCGGGTCCGACAATGAAGACTTGCAGGAGCTGTTCCGGCGCGCATTCGAGGCGAAATTCAAGCCGCTAGACGTGGCGCCCAAGAAGCCGAGAATCGAAGAGACACCAACAGTGGACGAAGCagaggaagacgaggaggagTCAGACTGGTCAGGCCTCAGCGACGACGAATCAAACAAAGTCGAAGTGATCGAATACAAAGACGCTACGTATGACTCCGACGAAGAGGCCTCCAAAGCCGCAAAGCGCGCCTTCATGTCCTCGAAACCGCCCATGACCGCCGCTCCCCCATCCGGCAAGCTCGCCGTTAAGAAGAAGtccgccgacgccgacgagACGGGCGAAACGGCTAACCTCAAAAACGACCTCGCTCTCCAGAAACTGCTTCGCGAATCCCACCTCCTCTCCGCCTCGTCCTCCGGCGCCTCAACACCCACCCTCACTACCTCGGGCATTGCGCGTCACAAGTCCACAGACCTGCACCTGCAGAGCTTAGGCGCAAAGGGAAGCGTCTTCACGCAGAAGAAGATGCCCATGGCGCAGCGGAAAAACATGGCCCAGAAAGCGCGGCTGACCGAGGAAAAGAGGCGGCACGATGCACGAGAAGCCGGTGTCATCTTGGAGCGGGAGCAGAGAGTCGGCATGAAGGATAAGGataagaagagagagaggggCGTGGGCGGCCCGAGTATTGGCAAGTTCAGGGGCGGCACGCTGAGTCTCAGTAAGAAGGATGTCAGGAGCATCACCGGCGGGCCAGGAAGTCAGGGTGGGAAGGGCGCGAAGGGCAAAGGGAAGGGCAAGCCAAGGCGATGA
- a CDS encoding 1-(5-phosphoribosyl)-5((5-phosphoribosylamino)methylideneamino)imidazole-4-carboxamidisomerase yields the protein MTKFRPCIDLHAGSVKQIVGGTLSTSTPSDLKTNWTSEHPSAYYASLYKEHDLAGAHVIMLGPGNDAAAQEALEAWKGGMQVGGGINEGNAGEWIGRGAERVIITSYLFPDSVFSMDRLRGVLYALGNDKNKLVIDLSCRRKDDKWFVATNKWQTITDFELSQESIQLLEPHCSEFLIHAADVEGLQRGIDHELVTKLAEWCSIPVTYAGGGRSIADLELVKELSRGKVDLTIGSALDIFGGSGVKFEECVAWNKKQT from the exons ATGACAAAGTTTCGCCCCTGTATAGACCTGCATGCTGGCAGCGTCAAGCAAATTGTCGGCGGCACCCTCTCCACCTCGACTCCGAGCGACTTGAAGACGAACTGGACTTCAGAGCACCCCTCCGCGTACTATGCCTCGCTATACAAGGAACACGACCTTGCAGGCGCGCACGTGATCATGCTAGGCCCTGGAAATGACGCTGCAGCGCAGGAAGCGCTCGAGGCGTGGAAGGGCGGCATGCAGGTTGGCGGCGGCATCAACGAGGGCAACGCAGGGGAGTGGATTGGGAGGGGGGCAGAGAGA GTCATCATAACCTCGTACCTCTTCCCAGACTCGGTCTTCAGCATGGACCGCCTCAGGGGCGTCCTCTACGCGTTAGGCAACGACAAGAACAAACTCGTCATCGACCTGTCCTGCAGACGCAAAGACGACAAGTGGTTCGTAGCCACCAACAAGTGGCAGACCATCACCGACTTCGAGCTCAGCCAGG AATCTATACAGCTCCTCGAGCCGCACTGCTCCGAGTTCCTCATTCACGCCGCTGACGTCGAAGGTCTTCAGCGCGGCATCGACCACGAGCTGGTCACGAAGTTGGCCGAATGGTGCAGCATCCCCGTGACATACGCCGGCGGCGGACGGTCGATAGCTGATCTGGAGCTGGTGAAGGAACTAAGCCGCGGCAAAGTAGATTTGACGATTGGGAGTGCGTTGGACATATTCGGAGGCTCGGGCGTCAAGTTTGAGGAGTGCGTGGCGTGGAACAAGAAGCAGACATGA
- a CDS encoding transcriptional regulator, translating into MSGQGQGQLPANLSKEQVGQIFQRYQQMKAAGVPDTNPDLIKARNLLAMVQKRNQYLAQQSQMMKQQHQRQQSLSEQQNGQQNGAVVAMNGAKLADGSSATPSSSGPSAGAQSAVAGGQGPSADGQTPTSATSGGNGSFTKEQLFMLRSQISAFKHLSKGLPLPANMQQMFSNQQAKKPQSTADAVAAASQVLDSATRATSASVAPSGAVSELRNLPRLPDTFIEPWNSEAFRDVNYISHTQRKNRPYLATIMPQGVDIDAVQQGMQELRKEREVILYNRITARKAELEKFNANVGSWDTSKTDTPEDDGKVKLALVIEQKKLNLLEKQRKLRREIAQQMIHADNLAMTANRTVYRRLKKQSMREARLTEKLEKQQRDARETKEKKKHHEFIDAIRKHRTELHEAGAAQRQRLQKLGRIMITTHQNIEKEEQKRVERTAKQRLQALKANDEETYLKLLGQAKDTRISHLLKQTDGFLKQLADSVKAQQRNHSDRYKLNNAEDISSDESEDHGDTDDEVQPGKKRTDYYEIAHRIKETVTGQASCLVGGTLKEYQIKGLQWMISLYNNNLNGILADEMGLGKTIQTISLITYLIERKQQPGPFLVIVPLSTLTNWTSEFEKWAPSVTKIVYKGPPNQRKQFQQQIRWGQFQVLLTTYEFIIKDRPILSKIKWVHMIVDEGHRMKNANSKLSSTITQYYTTRFRLILTGTPLQNNLTELWAMLNFVLPTIFKSATSFDEWFNTPFANTGGQDKMELTEEEQLLVIRRLHKVLRPFLLRRLKKDVEKDLPDKTERVIKCNFSTLQAKLYKQLVTHNRLMVSDGKGGKTGMRGLSNMLMQLRKLCNHPFVFEEVEDQMNPTRGTNDLLWRSAGKFELLDRVLPKFQATGHRVLMFFQMTQIMNIMEDYLRLRGMQYMRLDGATKADDRSDLLKAFNAPNSPYFCFLLSTRAGGLGLNLQTADTVIIYDSDWNPHQDLQAQDRAHRIGQKNEVRILRLITSNSVEEKILERANYKLDMDGKVIQAGKFDNKSTNEERDAMLRVMLESAEAAESLEQEEMDDDDLNLIMMRNEDEFKLFQEMDRKRLAEDPYGPGKPLPRLIGESELPDIYLNEEAPVVEEVADTPIGRGARERTRVKYDDGLTEEQWLEAVDNDEDTIEAAIARKEAKIAKRGRKSGVREESPAPSRESSEEPIPKKRGRKPKQLEKRKADEASLDGDVAPRKRGRPAPAKDTLRPEQRASLQKVVNIVYEALNDLEEESTDPDIPNRGIIDPFIELPDKWDYPDYYQLIKNPICMNQVKKKINKKEYQSLKQFRQDLGLLCSNCRLYNEDSSLLYQDANLIEQTTVDKLKEATQEYPEWQDFDDAASGTGGLSTGVTSAVGTPRAL; encoded by the exons ATGTCTGGTCAGGGCCAAGGGCAGCTGCCTGCCAACCTCTCCAAAGAACAGGTTGGGCAGATCTTCCAG CGTTACCAGCAGATGAAGGCGGCAGGTGTTCCCGACACCAACCCTGACCTTATCAAAGCGCGCAACCTTCTCGCTATGGTTCAGAAGCGCAACCAGTATCTCGCGCAGCAATCGCAGATGATGAAACAACAACACCAGCGACAACAGAGCCTCTCCGAACAGCAAAATGGGCAACAGAATGGTGCTGTTGTGGCCATGAACGGCGCCAAGCTAGCCGATGGCTCATCCGCTACACCCTCCTCGAGTGGTCCCTCTGCTGGCGCACAATCCGCCGTTGCTGGCGGACAAGGTCCTTCCGCAGATGGTCAAACACCCACTTCAGCCACAAGTGGAGGTAACGGCAGTTTCACAAAGGAACAGCTGTTTATGCTCAGGAGCCAGATCTCAGCGTTCAAGCATCTCTCGAAAGGCTTGCCGTTACCTGCTAACATGCAGCAAATGTTCAGCAACCAGCAAGCGAAGAAACCCCAAAGCACTGCCGATGCTGTCGCTGCTGCTTCACAGGTTCTGGATAGCGCCACACGCGCAACGAGCGCATCTGTTGCACCCAGCGGCGCCGTTTCGGAGCTTAGGAATCTTCCTCGTCTACCAGACACATTCATCGAGCCTTGGAACAGTGAAGCATTTCGCGACGTCAACTACATCTCGCACACTCAGCGCAAGAACCGACCCTACCTCGCCACGATCATGCCACAGGGCGTTGACATCGATGCTGTACAACAGGGCATGCAGGAGCTGCGCAAAGAACGCGAGGTCATCTTGTATAACCGGATCACCGCGCGCAAAGCCGAGCTGGAAAAGTTCAACGCAAACGTCGGTTCCTGGGACACAAGTAAGACAGATACGCCTGAAGACGACGGCAAAGTAAAGCTGGCGCTTGTTATcgagcagaagaagctcaACTTGTTGGAGAAGCAGCGCAAACTACGGAGAGAAATCGCCCAGCAGATGATCCATGCGGACAACCTCGCCATGACCGCCAACCGAACCGTTTACCGTAGGCTGAAGAAGCAGTCGATGCGCGAAGCTCGCCTTACTGAGAAGCTGGAGAAGCAGCAGCGCGATGCTCGTGAGacaaaggagaagaagaagcaccACGAATTCATTGATGCTATTAGGAAGCATCGCACTGAATTGCACGAAGCTGGTGCAGCCCAACGACAACGCCTGCAGAAGCTCGGCCGCATCATGATCACCACCCACCAGAACATCGAGAAGGAAGAACAGAAACGTGTGGAGCGAACTGCCAAGCAGCGTCTGCAGGCCCTGAAGGCCAACGACGAAGAGACCTACCTCAAGCTTCTGGGTCAAGCCAAGGACACACGTATTTCTCATCTGCTGAAACAGACCGACGGTTTCTTGAAGCAGCTTGCCGACAGTGTCAAGGCGCAACAACGAAACCACTCCGACCGTTACAAGCTCAACAACGCAGAAGACATCTCGTCCGACGAATCGGAAGACCATGGCGACACAGATGACGAGGTGCAGCCAGGCAAAAAGCGAACAGATTACTACGAGATCGCTCATCGTATCAAGGAGACTGTTACCGGGCAGGCCTCGTGCTTGGTTGGCGGTACACTGAAAGAGTACCAGATCAAGGGTCTGCAATGGATGATATCGCTGTACAACAATAACCTGAACGGCATCCTTGCCGACGAAATGGGTCTTGGAAAGACTATCCAGACTATCAGTTTGATCACCTATCTCATTGAGAGGAAGCAACAGCCTGGGCCTTTCTTGGTCATCGTTCCGCTGAGTACACTCACGAATTGGACTAGCGAGTTCGAGAAGTGGGCACCCAGCGTCACGAAGATCGTCTACAAAGGTCCACCAAACCAGCGAAAGCAGTTCCAGCAGCAGATCCGTTGGGGCCAGTTCCAGGTCTTGCTCACCACTTACGAGTTTATCATCAAGGATCGTCCGATTCTGAGTAAGATCAAGTGGGTACACATGATCGTCGATGAGGGCCACCGCATGAAGAACGCCAACTCGAAGCTGAGCAGTACGATCACACAGTACTATACCACTCGTTTCCGTCTCATTCTTACTGGTACACCGCTCCAGAATAACCTGACTGAGCTCTGGGCCATGCTTAACTTCGTTCTTCCTACCATCTTCAAGTCTGCCACGTCTTTTGACGAGTGGTTCAACACTCCGTTCGCCAACACCGGTGGTCAAGACAAGATGGAGTTGACTGAAGAAGAGCAGTTGCTTGTCATTCGCCGACTTCACAAGGTCCTTAGGCCCTTCCTTCTGCGTCGTCTCAAGAAGGATGTCGAGAAGGATCTTCCAGACAAGACCGAGCGGGTCATCAAGTGCAACTTCTCCACACTACAGGCTAAGTTGTACAAGCAGCTCGTAACTCACAACAGGCTTATGGTCAGTGACGGAAAGGGTGGCAAGACTGGAATGCGCGGTTTGAGCAACATGCTCATGCAGTTGCGCAAGCTATGTAACCACCCCTTCGTTTTCGAGGAGGTCGAAGATCAGATGAACCCTACTCGAGGCACAAACGACCTCTTGTGGCGCTCAGCAGGAAAGTTCGAGCTCCTGGACAGAGTCTTGCCTAAGTTCCAGGCTACCGGCCATCGGGTCCTCATGTTCTTCCAGATGACGCAGATCATGAACATCATGGAGGATTACCTGCGACTGCGAGGCATGCAATACATGCGTTTGGATGGTGCGACCAAGGCCGATGATCGGTCTGATCTGCTCAAAGCTTTCAATGCTCCCAACTCGCCTTACTTCTGCTTCCTGCTGTCTACACGTGCAGGTGGTCTCGGTCTCAACCTGCAGACGGCTGACACGGTCATCATCTACGACTCGGATTGGAATCCTCACCAGGATTTGCAAGCTCAGGATCGCGCTCATCGTATCGGTCAAAAGAACGAAGTCCGCATTCTTCGTCTCATCACCTCAAACTCGGTCGAAGAGAAGATTCTCGAGCGAGCTAACTACAAGCTTGACATGGACGGCAAGGTCATTCAGGCTGGTAAGTTCGATAACAAGTCTACAAATGAGGAGCGTGACGCCATGTTGCGAGTCATGTTGGAGTCTGCCGAAGCTGCCGAGAGTCTTGAACAAGAAGAGATGGATGATGATGATCTCAACTTGATCATGATGCGAAACGAAGACGAGTTCAAGCTGTTCCAGGAGATGGACAGGAAACGACTTGCGGAGGATCCATACGGTCCAGGCAAGCCTCTGCCACGTCTCATTGGCGAGAGCGAACTCCCGGACATCTACCTGAACGAAGAAGCCCCAGTTGTCGAAGAGGTCGCAGATACACCTATCGGTCGTGGAGCTCGTGAGCGCACACGTGTCAAGTATGATGATGGTCTTACTGAAGAGCAATGGCTCGAGGCTGTTGACAACGACGAGGACACGATCGAAGCTGCAATCGCCCGCAAGGAAGCTAAGATTGCTAAGCGTGGCCGGAAGTCTGGCGTAAGGGAAGAGTCGCCTGCGCCTTCACGAGAGAGCTCAGAAGAGCCCATACCCAAGAAGCGAGGCAGAAAGCCGAAGCAGCTTGAGAAGCGTAAGGCCGACGAAGCTTCTCTCGATGGAGACGTCGCACCCCGCAAGCGTGGCCGTCCAGCACCAGCCAAAGACACACTCCGACCCGAGCAGCGAGCTTCGTTACAGAAGGTTGTCAATATTGTCTACGAAGCGCTTAATGACCTCGAGGAAGAGTCGACCGACCCTGACATTCCCAATCGTGGCATCATCGATCCCTTCATCGAGCTGCCTGACAAATGGGACTACCCCGATTACTACCAACTGATCAAGAACCCGATCTGCATGAACCAGGTCAAAAAGAAGATCAATAAGAAGGAGTACCAGTCGCTGAAGCAATTCCGGCAAGACCTTGGCCTGCTGTGCAGCAACTGCCGTCTGTACAACGAGGACAGTAGTCTGCTGTACCAGGACGCCAACCTGATTGAGCAGACAACGGTCGATAAGCTCAAAGAGGCTACGCAGGAGTATCCCGAGTGGCAGGACTTTGACGACGCGGCGTCAGGCACAGGTGGTTTGAGCACAGGCGTGACAAGTGCCGTCGGTACTCCGCGCGCGCTATAG
- a CDS encoding carbohydrate-binding module 1 has product MRFSIIIPLLSATVLAVPVIEERQATCNVPTTFPTTTNAKLPSPFKFFDGRTVTTKADFECKNQEVSAALQAQELGVFPPKPSSVTASLSGSTLSIIASEAGKSITFTVSVQKPSGSGPFPAIIAYGAASLPIPNGVATIVFNNDDIAAQQGQNSRGQGKFYNLYGSGHSAGALTAWAWGVDRIIDALEITPSAGIDPKRIGVTGCSRNGKGAFVAAALVKRIALGLPQESGAGGAACWRISDSEKAKGKNIQTASQIVGENVWFSPRFNAFSTKANTLAVDHHQLAGLVAPRGLLVIENEIDWLGPVSTTACMKAGRLIYKALGVPDNMGFTGSGNHNHCSFPSNQQADLTAFIGKFLLNQSTNTANIERGPGGADVGTYIDWTTPTLT; this is encoded by the coding sequence ATGAGGTTCTCCATTATTATCCCGCTTCTGTCCGCAACAGTGCTCGCAGTACCTGTCATTGAAGAGCGTCAGGCAACCTGCAACGTCCCAACGACTTTCCCAACAACCACGAACGCGAAGTTGCCCAGCCCGTTCAAGTTTTTTGACGGCAGGACAGTCACCACCAAAGCTGATTTCGAATGTAAGAATCAGGAAGTCAGTGCTGCCCTTCAGGCCCAGGAACTTGGTGTCTTCCCTCCTAAACCATCGAGCGTCACTGCTTCGCTCTCTGGAAGCACTCTCTCCATCATCGCTTCCGAAGCCGGTAAATCGATTACTTTCACAGTTTCGGTCCAGAAACCCAGCGGGTCAGGACCGTTCCCAGCAATCATTGCCTACGGTGCTGCCAGCCTCCCCATTCCTAATGGTGTCGCAACTATCGTCTTCAATAACGACGACATCGCTGCGCAACAAGGCCAGAACAGCCGCGGCCAGGGCAAATTCTATAACCTATACGGTTCGGGTCATAGTGCTGGCGCCCTAACTGCTTGGGCATGGGGGGTAGACCGAATCATTGACGCTCTCGAGATCACCCCCAGTGCTGGCATCGACCCAAAGCGTATCGGTGTGACAGGCTGCTCACGCAATGGCAAGGGTGCATTTGTCGCCGCCGCACTCGTGAAGCGTATTGCGCTCGGTCTTCCACAAGAGTCTGGTGCCGGTGGCGCTGCTTGCTGGCGCATCTCTGACTCTGAGAAGGCAAAGGGCAAGAACATCCAGACTGCCTCGCAAATCGTTGGAGAGAACGTATGGTTTAGCCCAAGGTTCAACGCGTTCAGTACCAAAGCCAATACCTTAGCCGTTGACCATCACCAACTCGCAGGCTTGGTGGCTCCTCGTGGTCTTCTCGTCATCGAGAATGAGATTGACTGGCTCGGCCCCGTCTCCACCACTGCTTGCATGAAGGCTGGCCGCTTGATCTACAAGGCGCTCGGTGTGCCAGACAACATGGGATTCACAGGCTCTGGGAACCACAATCACTGCTCGTTTCCTTCGAACCAGCAGGCTGACCTCACTGCATTCATCGGCAAGTTTTTGTTGAACCAGAGCACAAACACGGCAAACATAGAGAGGGGCCCTGGTGGCGCAGATGTGGGCACGTACATTGACTGGACGACACCTACACTCACTTAG